A stretch of Vigna angularis cultivar LongXiaoDou No.4 chromosome 4, ASM1680809v1, whole genome shotgun sequence DNA encodes these proteins:
- the LOC108330250 gene encoding BTB/POZ and TAZ domain-containing protein 1 isoform X2 has translation MHKYGMHLLVLSHVYMVKHLKQRCIKGLSDRVSTENVVDVLQLARLCDAPDLYLKCARHLTNRFKAVKETEGWRFLQNHDPCLELEILRFMEEHEKRKRKARKRREDGRLYTELSEAMVCLEHICTEGCTEVWPFDVEVRREREPCSMFGTCQGMQNLIRHFATCESVKRRCLRCKRMWQIFRLHSSICLRQDTCKVPLCSQIRLKMEQGKRKGDARWELLVRKVASAKAMASLALPKRKMVEESRREVP, from the exons ATGCATAAGTACGGAATGCACCTTCTTGTACTGTCGCACGTGTACATGGTGAAGCATCTGAAACAGCGGTGCATCAAGGGACTGAGCGACCGCGTCAGTACGGAGAACGTAGTGGACGTGTTGCAACTGGCGCGGCTCTGCGACGCGCCGGATCTCTACCTCAAGTGTGCCAGGCACCTCACGAACCGTTTCAAAGCGGTGAAGGAAACCGAGGGATGGAGATTCTTGCAGAACCACGACCCCTGCCTAGAGCTTGAGATTCTCCGTTTCATGGAAGAACATGAAAAG AGGAAGAGGAAGGCGAGGAAGAGAAGGGAGGATGGTAGGTTATACACGGAATTGAGCGAAGCGATGGTATGTCTGGAGCACATATGCACGGAGGGGTGCACGGAGGTGTGGCCGTTTGATGTGGAGGTCAGGCGAGAGAGAGAACCGTGTTCAATGTTCGGCACGTGTCAGGGTATGCAAAATTTGATTCGACACTTCGCCACCTGCGAGAGCGTTAAGCGACGGTGTTTACGGTGTAAGCGCATGTGGCAAATCTTCAGACTTCATTCCTCTATTTGCCTGCGACAAGATACCTGCAAGGTTCCTCTGTGCAG TCAAATCAGATTAAAAATGGAGCAAGGGAAGAGGAAAGGTGACGCAAGGTGGGAACTACTAGTGAGGAAGGTGGCCTCGGCCAAAGCCATGGCTTCCTTGGCACTGCCAAAAAGGAAGATGGTTGAGGAAAGTAGACGAGAGGTACCATAA
- the LOC108330250 gene encoding BTB/POZ and TAZ domain-containing protein 2 isoform X1 yields the protein MDSPTLLFPQPDLYLQTRAGNRIPAHATILASVSPVLQNVIKSSNRIVKIHGVPDAAVTAFVAFLYYARCTEEDMHKYGMHLLVLSHVYMVKHLKQRCIKGLSDRVSTENVVDVLQLARLCDAPDLYLKCARHLTNRFKAVKETEGWRFLQNHDPCLELEILRFMEEHEKRKRKARKRREDGRLYTELSEAMVCLEHICTEGCTEVWPFDVEVRREREPCSMFGTCQGMQNLIRHFATCESVKRRCLRCKRMWQIFRLHSSICLRQDTCKVPLCSQIRLKMEQGKRKGDARWELLVRKVASAKAMASLALPKRKMVEESRREVP from the exons ATGGATTCCCCAACTCTTCTCTTCCCCCAACCCGATCTCTATTTACAGACTCGCGCTGGCAACCGCATTCCAGCGCACGCTACCATTCTG GCTTCCGTATCCCCGGTTCTACAAAACGTGATAAAGTCCTCCAACCGAATCGTCAAAATTCACGGCGTTCCAGACGCTGCCGTCACGGCTTTCGTAGCGTTCCTCTACTATGCCAG GTGCACGGAGGAGGATATGCATAAGTACGGAATGCACCTTCTTGTACTGTCGCACGTGTACATGGTGAAGCATCTGAAACAGCGGTGCATCAAGGGACTGAGCGACCGCGTCAGTACGGAGAACGTAGTGGACGTGTTGCAACTGGCGCGGCTCTGCGACGCGCCGGATCTCTACCTCAAGTGTGCCAGGCACCTCACGAACCGTTTCAAAGCGGTGAAGGAAACCGAGGGATGGAGATTCTTGCAGAACCACGACCCCTGCCTAGAGCTTGAGATTCTCCGTTTCATGGAAGAACATGAAAAG AGGAAGAGGAAGGCGAGGAAGAGAAGGGAGGATGGTAGGTTATACACGGAATTGAGCGAAGCGATGGTATGTCTGGAGCACATATGCACGGAGGGGTGCACGGAGGTGTGGCCGTTTGATGTGGAGGTCAGGCGAGAGAGAGAACCGTGTTCAATGTTCGGCACGTGTCAGGGTATGCAAAATTTGATTCGACACTTCGCCACCTGCGAGAGCGTTAAGCGACGGTGTTTACGGTGTAAGCGCATGTGGCAAATCTTCAGACTTCATTCCTCTATTTGCCTGCGACAAGATACCTGCAAGGTTCCTCTGTGCAG TCAAATCAGATTAAAAATGGAGCAAGGGAAGAGGAAAGGTGACGCAAGGTGGGAACTACTAGTGAGGAAGGTGGCCTCGGCCAAAGCCATGGCTTCCTTGGCACTGCCAAAAAGGAAGATGGTTGAGGAAAGTAGACGAGAGGTACCATAA